TATGTTATAGTTTTATTGGGGTCGATTCTTGTAATGACTGCAGATCTAAGATACAGTGTTTTTAATAGTTTAAGTGATGCTTTTAGATACTCTTCTTTTCAAGCTGTTAGTATAATGACCACTACGGGATTTACAACGAGTAATTTTGATGCATATCCTTCTCTTTCAAGAGTTATATTACTCGTTCTTATGTTCATTGGAGGTTGCGCTTGTTCAACTGGTGGTGGGATCAAAAACATTAGGATACTTATTATATTAAAATATTTTTACAGAGAGATATATCAATTCGTACATCCAAATGCAATTTTATCAATAAAAGTAGGGGAAGATACTATTCCGGATGATGTTCTAAAAGGAGTCATGGGATTTTTCATAGGATACATGACAATTTTTATTGTTTCAACTCTAATAGTTACCGCATATGGAATTGATATGATAACTGCCATCTCAAGCGTTGCTGCGACACAAGCAAACGTTGGGCCTGGCCTAGGGCTTGTTGGCCCAATGTATACATATGCATTGCTACCTGATTTAATCAAAGTAGTTTTAACATTCTGCATGTGGGTTGGAAGGCTTGAAATATTCACAGTGATGGTTCTTTTTGTGCCTGATTTTTGGAAAGAATAAAAAATTAAATTAGTTCTTTCTCGACAAGATTTATGGCTTCGTCTATTTTTTTCTTTAATGCGGGAGGCAATCCTTTGATTTCTATATCCAAAAAACCTCTGACTATTGCTGCAGTCGCTTCATCTCTGGTAAATCCTCTCGACATTAGGTAGAAAATTTCTTCTTCTGCAATCTTTCCAATAGCCGCTTCATGACTTAAGTCAACATTTGGATGCTTTGCCTCTAATTCAGGAATTGCAATTATGCTACCTTTCTCAGATAGCATCATTCCCATGCATTCTAGATGCCCTCTTGCGTCAGGAGATTCTCCAACTATATCTCCCCTAGAGTAAATAGTGCCGCCCTTGCTGATAGCTCTAGAAAGTATTTCGGCACTGGAACCTTTCCCTTTGATTATAACACGACTTCCTGTATCAACTATGGAGTTTTCCATTGCTACTATCACACTACTCATTATTGCCGTGGAATTATCACCATTTAGATGTACTGTAGGGTACATTTGGACTATCTTTACTGGATTCATGATGATATAGTTACTTATGTAAGTTCCACCTTCTTCAACGATAGCGGCACTTCGTGGCCTAACTTCAATGTTGCTCTCCCAGTTATGGATCATAGTAAAGGACAATTTAGCGTTCTTTTTGACATAGAATTCAGATATTCCAAGATGCATGCCTGTTGTAAGTCCAGGGTGTGAGGCACAACCAGAGATTATATTTAGTTCAGAATTTTCTTCAGCAATTATAATATTGTGCACTTTCTGTTTCTTAGGTGATTTTAAATAGAGACAAGCCTCGACTGGAAAGTTTACCTTTGTTCCTGGAAGAGCTCTGATAAAATATCCATTTACATCTTCAACATCTACTTCTTTTGTATATTCGTCCTTGTCTCTAGAAACTACTTTCCAAAAGTAATCATGAAGCCAATCATATTTCTCAAGTGCTTGTTTAATACCAATCATTTCTATACCAGATGCGAAACTTGAAGAAGTCTCAACTTTCTGATCTACCTGAAGGAATATTGCCGATCGCTTTTCTTTATCCATTTCGATTCCGACTTTTTCCAGCTTATCCTTTACATCCTTCTCGAGTTTTGGAATCCTTTCAGGCATTTCTCAACACACCCCTCGTAACCTTTTTTACTTATCTCATCAAGCATTTCATACGGATCACCCATGCATGCAATCATGCCCTTGTAAAGTATTAGTCCGTAGTCTGCATCAACATAATCAAGGATATGGCCCTGATGCGTAATAATAAGGCCTGATTTTTTCCTTTCATCCTTATTTTTTTTTCTGTGGAGTAAATCTCCCATTGCACTTCCAATTATGGCGATATTATCTAAATCAACTCCGCTGTCAGGCTCATCGAATAATACTAAATCTGGATTTAAAGTCAAAAGCTGAAGCACTTCAGAACGTTTTACTTCTCCTCCAGAAAATCCAACGTTTACGCTTCTGTTGAGGAATTTTTCCATATTAAGCATCTGAGCATACTCATAAATCTTATTCTGGTCTGTACCACTCTGCTTTGCACAATTAAGCAACATATCAATTAGCTTTAAACCGCTGACTTTTGGAGGGTTCTGAAAACTAATTCCCATCCCCATCTTAACTCTCTGATCAGTTGACAGGTCGTTTATATCCTGGCCCTTAAACATAATCCTGCCATATGTTACTTTGAATGCAGGATTTCCAATTAAAGTCATTAAAAGGGATGTCTTTCCATTACCATTTGGCCCAAAAAGAACATAAGTTTGACCTTCTTTTATGTACAAATTCACATGATCAAGTATAGGGTTGCCCTCGACTTCGGCCCCAAGATTTACAACTCTCAACATAATAATCCCTGATAGGTAAATATGGGAAGGCTATTTATTTGTT
The sequence above is a segment of the Methanofastidiosum sp. genome. Coding sequences within it:
- a CDS encoding SufD family Fe-S cluster assembly protein — its product is MPERIPKLEKDVKDKLEKVGIEMDKEKRSAIFLQVDQKVETSSSFASGIEMIGIKQALEKYDWLHDYFWKVVSRDKDEYTKEVDVEDVNGYFIRALPGTKVNFPVEACLYLKSPKKQKVHNIIIAEENSELNIISGCASHPGLTTGMHLGISEFYVKKNAKLSFTMIHNWESNIEVRPRSAAIVEEGGTYISNYIIMNPVKIVQMYPTVHLNGDNSTAIMSSVIVAMENSIVDTGSRVIIKGKGSSAEILSRAISKGGTIYSRGDIVGESPDARGHLECMGMMLSEKGSIIAIPELEAKHPNVDLSHEAAIGKIAEEEIFYLMSRGFTRDEATAAIVRGFLDIEIKGLPPALKKKIDEAINLVEKELI
- a CDS encoding ABC transporter ATP-binding protein produces the protein MLRVVNLGAEVEGNPILDHVNLYIKEGQTYVLFGPNGNGKTSLLMTLIGNPAFKVTYGRIMFKGQDINDLSTDQRVKMGMGISFQNPPKVSGLKLIDMLLNCAKQSGTDQNKIYEYAQMLNMEKFLNRSVNVGFSGGEVKRSEVLQLLTLNPDLVLFDEPDSGVDLDNIAIIGSAMGDLLHRKKNKDERKKSGLIITHQGHILDYVDADYGLILYKGMIACMGDPYEMLDEISKKGYEGCVEKCLKGFQNSRRM